A window of Chryseobacterium sp. IHB B 17019 genomic DNA:
TTCATATCCAGCAGATTCTTGATTTGCCGATGGTAGATGTAGAAGCCATTAAAGCTAAAAAATTCAAAGTGGTTTTAGATGCGGTAAATTCTACAGGAGGAATTGCAATTCCGATGTTGTTGGATAAATTGGGCTGTGAAACCGTAAAACTATATTGCGAACCGACAGGTCATTTCCCTCATAATCCTGAACCGTTGAAAGAACATTTGGGAGACATTTGTGAATTGGTTAAAAAAGAAAATGCTGATTTTGGCGTTGTAGTAGATCCGGATGTGGACAGATTAGCATTAATCGACGAAAAAGGTGAAATGTTCGGCGAAGAATACACTTTGGTTGCTGTTGCAGATTATTTATTGAAAAATAAAAACGGCGTGGCGATTTCCAATCTTTCTTCAAGCCGTGCTCTGAGAGATGTTGCGCAATCCCATAACTCAGAATATTTTGCAAGTGCAGTGGGAGAAGTGAATGTGGTTACTTTAATGAAGGAAAAAAACGCAGTAATCGGCGGAGAAGGAAACGGTGGAATTATTTACCCTGATTTGCATTACGGAAGAGATTCTTTGGTAGGTGTAGCGTTGTTTTTAACGCATCTGGCTAAAGAAAATAAAACGGTCTCTGAATTAAGAGCCGGATACCCAAGTTATTTCATGGGTAAAAAGAAAATTGAGCTGACTCCGGAGATAAATGTTGATGATATTTTAACTAAAATGGAAAAAGAATATCAAAATGAAGAGGTGTCTACGGTAGATGGTGTTAAAATAGATTTTGAAAATAATTGGGTTCATCTTAGAAAATCTAATACAGAGCCGATTATCAGGATCTATACAGAGGCTAAATCTCAGGAAGAAGCCGATAAATTAGGTGATGACATGATAGCTAAAATCAATAGTTTGATTTAAAAAAATTAACAGCTAATTCATCATTTTAAAAAGGAATTATTATTAACTTTATAGTACTAAGATTTTCAGAACCGAGTATTTGTATATCTCATATCTCAAGTCTTAAATCTTAAAACTGTTTTATATTGGAAGAATATTTTGGAAATGAACTTGTAAAAAAGTTCGAAGAAATGATGGAAAACCATGATGAATTCTACTTTGATACAGAAGAGTTAGAGGATATCATTGTCTACTATCTGGAGCTGGGTGACTTTAATTATGCCGATACTGCGGTTAATTATGGGCTTAAGCTTCATCCCAATTCTTTAGATATCAAGATCAAAAGGCTTGAAATTCTTCTGGAATGGGAAGATTATAATACGGCGAAAGAGCTTATCGACGAGCTGAAGGGTTCTTCTATGGAAAACACAGACTTTTTGGTTTGCTACGCAAAGTATTATTCGAACCTTGGAAATCCTAAAAAAGCCATTGAAATTTGTAAGAAAGCTTTGGAATTAAAAGAAGAAGAGAATTTTCTTCATAATTTCATTGCAGATGAATATGTGAATTTAGGGGATCCTTTTAACGCTCTTAAACATTACAGAAAAGCACTGAAAGAAGATCCGACGGACGATTATGCGTTGGAAAACTGTATGGTTTGCTTTGCAGATTTGAATAAGAACGAGGAGGCAATTGCCTTTCTAAATGAATATTTGGATGAATTTGCCTATTCTGAAGTCGCATGGTTTGAGTACGGGCAATATTATTTCAACAGGAAAAATTATGAAGAAGCCATAAAAGGATATGATTATCTGTTGGCGATCAACTCAAGCTCTGTAGGTGTTTATGCCAATAAAGCGGCTTGTTATGAAGCTTTAGGTCAATACAAAAAAGCCATTGAGGTCTATGAAGAAATGCTGGAGCTGGAATACACGAAAGCATTTACATTTTATAAAATCGGACTTTGCTATAAGGCTTTAAAACAACCGATTATAGCTTTAAATGCCTTTCAGAAATCATTAAGGGAAGACCCTCAGTTTTATCTTGCCATGATGGAGCAGTCTTATCTTTACGAAGAAATGGGAGGGATGACGGAGGCGCTGCATTTTGCAAAAGAAGCCACTCACCTGAATGAAAATAATCTTGATTATCAAAAAAGGTTAGCATTTTTATTCATTGATGCGGGTAAGTTTGAAGAAAGTCTTTCCTGTCTTAAAAAACTGGTGGACGCCGAGCCTTCAAGGTTTTACAACTGGTATGCTTATTCCGAAGTATTGATGCTTTTGGGCGAATATGAGGAAGCTATTCTGGTTTTAAACAGAGCTGTAAAAGCGCATCACAGAGCGGAATTGTTTTACCAGCTGAGCAACTGTTATTTCAACTTGAAAGAACAGGACAAAGGTAAGGAAACATTGCTTCAGGCATTAGATTTAGATCCAACTTTAGTTTCGGATATGCAGAAAAAATATCCTTTCATTAAAGATGAGGTGAAAAAGGCCAAGGCAAAAGTAAAGAAGAAGAATTAAAAGTCTGGAAATTGTGGAAGCTTGACGTTTACAATTGGCTGCCTTTAAAATTATTAATTTAAATCAAAATAAAAACCCTGCAGATGTGCAGGGTTTTGTCTTAAATTAAAGGCTCTTTAAAAGTTTCTCTGTTTCAGAATAATCTCTATTAGAGCTTTTTGCCAGTTCTATTGCTTTTTCAGCCCAGATTTTGGCATTATTTTTATCCCCTGTTTTATGGTAAAGATTAGCTAAAGTATCTGCATTGTCATAGCCTTCACTTTTTCTTACTGATTCTCTTGCCCAAGCCAGAGCCTTTTCCAATGATGAAGGATTGCTTACATGCTCAAAGAAATTCCATGCGGCAGTATTCAATTCAGCTGAGCTGAAAGATGCCGGATGTTGAAGTATCTGGAGCATTAAATTTTCATAGCCGGAATAGTTTTTATCATGCAAAGCTGCTCCTGCTTTATATTGTAATAAAACCTGAGGAGCTTTTTCTTTTCCGAAATATTTTTCTGCTTCAGTAAGGAATATGGACTCACTGAACTTATTGGTTTTCTTATCATAGCTCTTGGCAACAATACGTTTTGTTTTGAAGGTTTTCTCGTAAGAATTATAGCTTTCGGGTTTTATGACTTTTAGGATGTTATCTTTTTTAGTTATAAAAAAATCAAAATACTTACCCTCCGGCTTTTGATAGATCATACTGGCAATAAGGTCTACATCATCTTCACTAATGTCGCTTTTCTGTTTAAAATATTGATCCATAGCTTTTTCTGCAAGGTCTGAATTTCCGGTGCTTAGAAAGGCAACAATGGCTGTGTTTAAAAATATCGGGTCTTTTTCTCCTTTTTCAAATTTTTTCTTTATTAAAGAAAATTGCTTGGACGGATCTGTAGCATCTTTTCCCAACTGTAAAAACTCGGCCTCCGAAAGACTGCTGCCGAATCTGTGTACAACTTCGCCATCACCATTTATAAAAAGATAAGTGGGGAAAGAGGTAACAGCATATCTTTTTGCCAAAGTTTTCCCTTCTCCTTTTTCCATGTCTATTTTAGCATTAACGAAGTTGGAGTTGTAGTAATCTCCCACAGACTGGAGTGGGAAAATATTTTTCGCCATTAGTTTACAGGGAGCACACCAAGAAGTATAGGCGTCAATAAATACGAGCTTATTTTCCTTTTTTGCTTTAGCTAAAATGTTAGCAAAACTACCTTCGTCAAATTTTATTCCCTGACATAAAGTGAAAATACTCATTAATAAAAATGAGAACATTGCAATTTTTTTCATTGTGTGTTTTTTTATTTTGTTATGTTATTAAGACAACACTACATAATAAAGTATTACACAAAAGTATAGAAAAAAACAAAAATAAAGTATACTGGATTTAGAATCAGGGAGTTATCTTTTTAAAAAAAACAATTATTTCTTGATAATATTTGATTTTGTTCTTAAAAATATCAGTCCGGCTATAATAATGGTTGCCCCTACAAACTGTAACGAGCTTAAAGTTTCGCCATCGAGAATACCCCAGATAATGGCAACAATCGGCATCAGCAAAGTCACGGTTGATGCAAAAAGAGGCGAAGATACCTTTAATAGGCGGTAATTCATCATCATCGCCAATCCTGTTCCGAAAATGGATAATAAGCTTACAAACATAAGGCCTGTAAGATTATTTTCATCAAAACTAAATGTTGAAAAGAATCCTGTGAAGCTTAAAGCAATTAATGAAGGAAAAAATAAAACAAATGCAAAAACAAAAGCAGATAAAATGGTGGAAGAAACATCCATTAATTTAGATTTTACCGTAGTGGTGCTTACCGCATAACATAAAGTGGCGAGTAATAACAATAAAATAGGAATCAATTTAAATTTTCCACCTTCGCCATCTCCTCCGAAAGCAAGTAGGCAAACTCCCGCAAAACTTATTAATATCCCTATAAGCTGCTGTTTTGTTGTTTCAAATTTCCAGGCGAGCGCGCCTACAATAATCACGAAAATCGGCATCATCGAATTAATAATTCCCGCAATACTGCTGCTTACCTCCGTTTCCGCAATCGGAAATAAAAACATCGGAATAAAATTTCCTGTAAATGCAGCCAAAAGAAGCCATTTTAAATGTTTTTTCGGAAATAATTTATATTTTGAAACAGCAATTGGCATTAAAATAATTCCGGCAATTAAAACCCTTAAAGCTCCCACCTGATATGGATCGAAATGTTCTAAAGATTTTTTAATCAAAATAAAAGACGATCCCCAAATGATGCTTAAAACAACCAGAAGAATCCATTTTTCATTATTTGCGTTCATTGTTTTGGTGTAAAATGTTTAAAAATTCTTGTTTAGGAATCATCCTTGCTCCCAAGCTTTCAAGATGGTCTGTATGGGATTGACAATCAATCAATTCAATGTCATTTTTATGAGCTTCCACAAAGTGAATAAATCCGGCTTTTGAAGCATTACTTACTTTTGCAAACATACTTTCGCCGCAGAAAACATTCCCGATCTGAAGACCATAAAATCCACCAACCAGCTCTTCATTCTGCCAGACTTCGATACTTTTTGCCAGTCCATATTCATGAAGCTGAATGAAAGACTCCATCAATTGATCCGAAAGCCACGTTCCGCTTTGCTCTTTTCTGCTGATTTGCTGGCAGTTTTTAATCACTTCTTTAAAGTTTTGGTTCTCTGAAAAGGTAAAAACATTCCTGTTTAGGACTTTTCTCATTGATTTTGACACTTTGAGCTCATCCGGAAATAAAACAAACCTGGGATCCGGACACCACCACAAGATTTCTTCCCCGGGATTATACCACGGAAAAATCCCGAGCTGATAGGCAAACCAGATTCTTTCTACGGACAGATCTCCTCCAAACGCTATTAAGCCTTCATGACCGTCATAAATTTCAGGATCCGGAAATGCAATCTCATTTTTGTCTAATCGAACCATTTTTTAGGAAAAAAAATCCCACTTAATAAAAAGCAGGATTATTATCTGATAGTATTCTTTAATTAAAAAGGTAAATCATCGTCTTCGTCTCCAGCGAAAGGATTTTCGTTTGAAACCGGTGATGCAGATTGAGAAGGCGCAGCTTGTGTAGGCTCCGAACCATTGTCGAAAACTTTTTCTACTCTCCATCCCGTAATTGAGTTGAAATATTTAGTTTCACCTTGAGGAGAAACCCATTCTCTTCCTCTGATGTTGATCCCAACTTTTACATTTTCTCCCTCCTTAAGATTATCTAATAAACTGATTTTATCAGACAAAAATTCGATGTTTATTGGCTGTGGATACTGTTCCTGCGTCAAAATAACCATTTCTCTTTTCTGGAAACCGCTCGCAAAAGTCTGAGCATCAAATATTTTCTTTACCGTTCCTTGTAATTCCATATTAAATTAATTAACGATGTAAAAGTAATAAAATGAAATGTAATAAAACGAGTGATGAAAAAAAAATATAAAAATTTTAAAAAATTCTTTGAAAACTCTTGCAACTAAAGAAAAATGTCCTATATTTGCACTCACAAAAACGAAACAAGTTCTTTAAAATAAAACTTAACAAAAACACGCGGATGTGGTGTAATTGGTAGCCACGCCAGACTTAGGATCTGGTGCCGAGAGGCGTGGGGGTTCGAGTCCCTTCATCCGCACACGTTTTGCGAAAATAGCTCAGCTGGTAGAGCACAACCTTGCCAAGGTTGGGGTCGCGGGTTCGAATCCCGTTTTTCGCTCCACTCCATGCCCTGGTGGTGGAACTGGTAGACACGCAGGACTTAAAATCCTGTGTCCGCAAGGACGTACGGGTTCAAGTCCCGTCTGGGGTACTTACAAAAACCCTCTGTAATTATTTACGGAGGGTTTTTTATTTTAAAAAACTTAAAAAATGAACAAAACAGTCTCTTTTATTTTAATGATTATTTGTGCTGTTACGTTGATAATGGCTTTGATTTTTAAAACAAGTTTCTTTACAATACTGTCACTGACTTTTTCTACAGCTTTATTTGCTTTTAATTCATTTAAAAATGATTTCTAAATCTGCGTTTCCCTTCTTTTTTCTATTTTTGTAAAATTCCTTATTTCAATGAAAAAAATTATCCTGATTGAAGACGAAACCAGTGTTGTGTCCTTTATTAAGAAAGGATTGCAGGAAAATGGGTATGAAGTTTCTGTGGCTTTTGATGGGCCTACGGGAGTACAGCTGGTCCAGGCAAATGATTTCGATCTGGTAATTCTGGATATTATGTTGCCGGGAATGAACGGGCTTGATGTCTGTAAAGAAATAAGGAAAACCAATCAGCATGTTCCTATTTTATTTTTAACAGCTCTGGGAAGTTCTGAAAATATTGTTCTTGGGCTGGAAAGTGGGGGTGATGATTATTTAGTTAAACCATTTAAATTCATTGAATTAGTAGCGCGTGTGAAGTCTCTGCTGAGAAGAAGCAGTAACGGAAATACGCCGGAAATCACAGAGTCTGAATCAGATAATGAACATGTTTTTCAGTTCTCAGATTTGACTTTAAATGACTATACTAAAAAAGTTACCCGCGCAGGGGAAGAGATTACATTGACTTCCACGGAATACAAATTGCTTTTATATTTCCTGAATAATCCCGAAAAAGTTATTTCAAGAGCTGAGATTCTGGATGCGGTTTGGGGCGTGAATTATGAGCTGGGAACCAATGTTGTAGACGTTTATGTGAATTATTTAAGAAAAAAATTAGATAATCAGGAAGATAATAAACTGATTCATACGGTGATAGGAATGGGTTATGTATTGAAAAAATCTTAAAGATGTTTAATAAAGTTGTCACAAATCAGACCAAAACAATGGTGCTTCTGATGTTGGTTTTTACTGCCATCATATTGCTGTTCAGTGGATTGGTGTATTTTTCGATTGTCAACTTTTCGCACCAGAGGTTTTATGAGCTCCTAAAAATTCGTACGGCAACAATCATTCAGATTGAAAAAAGCAAAGATGATCTTGACCTTCCTCCAAATTATATTCTAAACGGATTGAATGATGAAGAATTGCCAATGGAAAGGGACTATGTTTTTGCGGTTCCTACAGATTCTAATTTTAGTAAAATTTCTCAGGAAGTCCATATCCCGGACTATTTCTTTAAAAGTATTGTAAAAAACGGAGAGGCTAATTATAATGACAAAGAGTTTTATTATATAGGGCAGACTTTTAAATATGATGATAAAGATTATATTGCCATAGCTTCCGCCAAAAATCATTATGTAGTTTATTATTTAGGGTTTTTGAAGCGAACTTTAATAACTTGTATTGTACTTTCGCTGTTCTTTAGTATGATTTTCTCTTTTTATTTATCTAAAACTTTATTTAAACCCATTTTAAAAATCACAGGAAAAGTAAAGGAAATCAGTTCTGAAAATCTCCACTTGAGGCTTGAATCTCAGCCGGATAATAAAGAATTAAATGAATTGGTGGATACCTTTAATGATATGCTGAACCGTATCGAAACGTCTTTTGAAACCCAAAATCACCTGATAGGGAATGTTTCCCATGAATTGAGAACGCCTCTTACTTCGATTATGGGTGAAGCGGATGTTGCGCTTTCCATCAGCAGAACCAACGATGAATACAAGGAAACGTTGGGGATTATTCTCGATGAAGCTGAAAAACTGGACAAAAAGATCAAGGCATTATTGATGATCGCTCAAACAGGATTTGATGGTAAGATCCAGAAAATGGATAAAGTCAGGATCGATCAATTGCTGTGGGATGTTATCGAGACGCTACGAAGAATTGATTCAAGAAACAATATTTATCTGGATATAAGCATGTTACCGGATAATCCAAAAAAATTAAAAGTTCAGGGTAACGAACAATTGCTGCATCTTGCGGTTACCAATATTATTCAAAACGGCTGTAAATATTCCAACTTCCAACAAGTTAGGGTTTCTTTGGGAGCCACAGATACAGATGTTTACATTATTGTGAAAGATGCCGGAATCGGAATTCCTGAGCTGGAAATGAATAAAATTTACGATCCTTTTTTTCGTGCTTCCAACACAAAAAACTACGAGGGTTACGGAATCGGGCTGCCTCTGGCAAGAAATATCGTAAGAATGCACCACGGTGAGCTGACCGTGAGTTCTCATGAAAATCAGGGCACAACGGTACAGCTTCGTTTCCCGAATTTTTACACGAAACAATCGGAAGAGAATTAATATAAAATTCAAGATGCTTCCGCAATATTAATCATCCTTAACAATTTTCTAATCTCATTTTAATTTCTTTAATCACATTTTAATTCCATTCCAAAGAGCTTTTAATTTGGTCATTTTAGTTTTGTATCATCAAAAAAGAATAATAAACTAAATCTTAAAAATATGACCAAAACAATTTTAATAGCCACGGATTATTCTCTTGAATCTTTAAACATTTTGAAAAAGGTACTGAGAGAAAAGGACGCTTCGGACTACCAGAATCAATACAATATTCTTTTGGTTTCGGGATATGATATGGGAGATTCTATCAGGGATCTTTTGTTTAATACGAAAAGTGTGATTTTCAGTAAGCTCAGACCGGTTGAGTTTTGTGAGGCTTACGAAATAATCAGAAATAAATATCCTCATCTCATCAATAAGATTGTCTGTGACATCTTTACGGGAAGCTTCCAGCGGACATTTAATAATTATGTAAAAGCGGAAAATATTGAGGAAGCCTATTATTCTTCGTCCATAAAAAGTAAGGGTAAAGGCAAGTTTGACCTGATTCCTTACATCAAAAACTGTAAAGATCTTAAGTCTCATGAAATTTCTGTTGAGATTCGTGAAACCCTTCCTGAAAAAGGAAGACTGGCAGAGATTTTTGTGGAAGCCTAATAAAATACATTAAAAAAATTAAAATGTTAAGGAATTATAGTAACAGCAGGACGTTAGGAGACAACATCAGATTGGGGACGCTGACTGCCTTCACGGCGGGTACTATAAATATAGCTTCTCTGTTGATATTTCTCTCTTTTACGTCAAATGTGACGGGACATTACGCCATTTTAGCGGCGGAAATAAGCAAGGGCAACTGGGCGCAGGTTGCGGTCGTAGGAATCTGGATTTTCCTTTTTTTCTTCGGAAGCTTCGTGTCGAATTTTATTGTTATTAATTTTAATAATAAGAGTAAATATTTTGCCCATGCAATGCCTTTGGTTTTGGAAATCATCTGTCTGTTGTTTGTGGGAATGTATGGGCAGTTTTATTACCGCAAAACACTGGAGGAAACCGAATATCTGGTTGCATTAATGCTCTTTGCAACAGGTTTGCAGAATGGCTTGACGGCAAGTATCTCCAATTTCTCTGTGAAAACTACGCACCTTACAGGAACTACAACCGATTTGGGAATATTATTTTCGATGTTTACCCAGAAAAAATTCAGAAAAAATGATGAGCTTATCGGAAGGGCCAAGCTTTTATCGAGTATTATGATTGCCTATGTTCTGGGTGCGGTTTTCTCGGGCTTAACGTATTATTATCTTGAATTCAGGGTTTTTTATGTGATCAGTTTGTGTCTTTTGGTGGTCATCGGGTATGATGCTTATAAAATTCACATGAGACATTTTCACACGCAGTACAGATACAGTAAAATTTATAAAAAACCGAATCTTATGGCTTATTTGTATGATAAAATCCACGGAATTCCTGAAATA
This region includes:
- the glmM gene encoding phosphoglucosamine mutase: MSLIKSISGIRGTIGGRVNDNLTPLDVVKFASAFGTWLQNEKNKKDLTLIIGRDARISGQMVSSLVTATLQGLGINVVDLGLSTTPTVEIMVPELKADGGIILTASHNPKQWNALKLLNDKGEFISGENGAEVLALAESEDFNYAEVDDLGKYETRDDAFDIHIQQILDLPMVDVEAIKAKKFKVVLDAVNSTGGIAIPMLLDKLGCETVKLYCEPTGHFPHNPEPLKEHLGDICELVKKENADFGVVVDPDVDRLALIDEKGEMFGEEYTLVAVADYLLKNKNGVAISNLSSSRALRDVAQSHNSEYFASAVGEVNVVTLMKEKNAVIGGEGNGGIIYPDLHYGRDSLVGVALFLTHLAKENKTVSELRAGYPSYFMGKKKIELTPEINVDDILTKMEKEYQNEEVSTVDGVKIDFENNWVHLRKSNTEPIIRIYTEAKSQEEADKLGDDMIAKINSLI
- a CDS encoding tetratricopeptide repeat protein; this encodes MEEYFGNELVKKFEEMMENHDEFYFDTEELEDIIVYYLELGDFNYADTAVNYGLKLHPNSLDIKIKRLEILLEWEDYNTAKELIDELKGSSMENTDFLVCYAKYYSNLGNPKKAIEICKKALELKEEENFLHNFIADEYVNLGDPFNALKHYRKALKEDPTDDYALENCMVCFADLNKNEEAIAFLNEYLDEFAYSEVAWFEYGQYYFNRKNYEEAIKGYDYLLAINSSSVGVYANKAACYEALGQYKKAIEVYEEMLELEYTKAFTFYKIGLCYKALKQPIIALNAFQKSLREDPQFYLAMMEQSYLYEEMGGMTEALHFAKEATHLNENNLDYQKRLAFLFIDAGKFEESLSCLKKLVDAEPSRFYNWYAYSEVLMLLGEYEEAILVLNRAVKAHHRAELFYQLSNCYFNLKEQDKGKETLLQALDLDPTLVSDMQKKYPFIKDEVKKAKAKVKKKN
- a CDS encoding thioredoxin fold domain-containing protein, yielding MKKIAMFSFLLMSIFTLCQGIKFDEGSFANILAKAKKENKLVFIDAYTSWCAPCKLMAKNIFPLQSVGDYYNSNFVNAKIDMEKGEGKTLAKRYAVTSFPTYLFINGDGEVVHRFGSSLSEAEFLQLGKDATDPSKQFSLIKKKFEKGEKDPIFLNTAIVAFLSTGNSDLAEKAMDQYFKQKSDISEDDVDLIASMIYQKPEGKYFDFFITKKDNILKVIKPESYNSYEKTFKTKRIVAKSYDKKTNKFSESIFLTEAEKYFGKEKAPQVLLQYKAGAALHDKNYSGYENLMLQILQHPASFSSAELNTAAWNFFEHVSNPSSLEKALAWARESVRKSEGYDNADTLANLYHKTGDKNNAKIWAEKAIELAKSSNRDYSETEKLLKSL
- a CDS encoding DMT family transporter, encoding MNANNEKWILLVVLSIIWGSSFILIKKSLEHFDPYQVGALRVLIAGIILMPIAVSKYKLFPKKHLKWLLLAAFTGNFIPMFLFPIAETEVSSSIAGIINSMMPIFVIIVGALAWKFETTKQQLIGILISFAGVCLLAFGGDGEGGKFKLIPILLLLLATLCYAVSTTTVKSKLMDVSSTILSAFVFAFVLFFPSLIALSFTGFFSTFSFDENNLTGLMFVSLLSIFGTGLAMMMNYRLLKVSSPLFASTVTLLMPIVAIIWGILDGETLSSLQFVGATIIIAGLIFLRTKSNIIKK
- the aat gene encoding leucyl/phenylalanyl-tRNA--protein transferase; this encodes MVRLDKNEIAFPDPEIYDGHEGLIAFGGDLSVERIWFAYQLGIFPWYNPGEEILWWCPDPRFVLFPDELKVSKSMRKVLNRNVFTFSENQNFKEVIKNCQQISRKEQSGTWLSDQLMESFIQLHEYGLAKSIEVWQNEELVGGFYGLQIGNVFCGESMFAKVSNASKAGFIHFVEAHKNDIELIDCQSHTDHLESLGARMIPKQEFLNILHQNNERK
- a CDS encoding DUF3127 domain-containing protein — protein: MELQGTVKKIFDAQTFASGFQKREMVILTQEQYPQPINIEFLSDKISLLDNLKEGENVKVGINIRGREWVSPQGETKYFNSITGWRVEKVFDNGSEPTQAAPSQSASPVSNENPFAGDEDDDLPF
- a CDS encoding response regulator transcription factor, whose amino-acid sequence is MKKIILIEDETSVVSFIKKGLQENGYEVSVAFDGPTGVQLVQANDFDLVILDIMLPGMNGLDVCKEIRKTNQHVPILFLTALGSSENIVLGLESGGDDYLVKPFKFIELVARVKSLLRRSSNGNTPEITESESDNEHVFQFSDLTLNDYTKKVTRAGEEITLTSTEYKLLLYFLNNPEKVISRAEILDAVWGVNYELGTNVVDVYVNYLRKKLDNQEDNKLIHTVIGMGYVLKKS
- a CDS encoding sensor histidine kinase; translated protein: MFNKVVTNQTKTMVLLMLVFTAIILLFSGLVYFSIVNFSHQRFYELLKIRTATIIQIEKSKDDLDLPPNYILNGLNDEELPMERDYVFAVPTDSNFSKISQEVHIPDYFFKSIVKNGEANYNDKEFYYIGQTFKYDDKDYIAIASAKNHYVVYYLGFLKRTLITCIVLSLFFSMIFSFYLSKTLFKPILKITGKVKEISSENLHLRLESQPDNKELNELVDTFNDMLNRIETSFETQNHLIGNVSHELRTPLTSIMGEADVALSISRTNDEYKETLGIILDEAEKLDKKIKALLMIAQTGFDGKIQKMDKVRIDQLLWDVIETLRRIDSRNNIYLDISMLPDNPKKLKVQGNEQLLHLAVTNIIQNGCKYSNFQQVRVSLGATDTDVYIIVKDAGIGIPELEMNKIYDPFFRASNTKNYEGYGIGLPLARNIVRMHHGELTVSSHENQGTTVQLRFPNFYTKQSEEN
- a CDS encoding YoaK family protein, with the protein product MLRNYSNSRTLGDNIRLGTLTAFTAGTINIASLLIFLSFTSNVTGHYAILAAEISKGNWAQVAVVGIWIFLFFFGSFVSNFIVINFNNKSKYFAHAMPLVLEIICLLFVGMYGQFYYRKTLEETEYLVALMLFATGLQNGLTASISNFSVKTTHLTGTTTDLGILFSMFTQKKFRKNDELIGRAKLLSSIMIAYVLGAVFSGLTYYYLEFRVFYVISLCLLVVIGYDAYKIHMRHFHTQYRYSKIYKKPNLMAYLYDKIHGIPEIKEKRQNKRKLIFDD